tgaaaatgtaaattataaattatatataggAGCACGTTTTTGCACTCTCTCTTGTTCTAGAGTACTGCTTGCCTACGCTTCTTGACCATGTGTACACGTTCTAGTGCAATCTCCTCtcctatatattattaaaagaagCATAATTTGTTGTCAAAACATGAGCGTTTTTGGATGAGTACCTAAACAATATTAGTCAAGGGTTCGTATGATTAATTGGATCGATATAGCCAATTACTTGATGCTCCCGGCACACCCGTCGGCCCaatatcttcatttttttatagcCTTCTTTGGAGTTCTTTTCGGTTATATATgctcatataattaattaattaattaatgggttCTTTTAACTTCTTTCATGAAGACCCAATAAGTGTGCGTGCCTTCCTTTCCCAACGTTTATCTAAATTAAGGTTGATATTTTTTacgatattttttaattagttttgttGAAATTGGATCTATTTCTGAAGATTTAAAAATGTGGGTGGACTCTATTGtttaaaaacacacacacacacacacacacacacatatatatatatatatatatatatatatatataaaaaaagaatgagCATGAGTAGTTTTTTAAGAGTATAATTGAATTTACTAGAAACTtcctatttatttaaaattagtgGATATGCActctcaaaaaaaagaaaaaaaaattaggtaaatttttattttatttgtttcgaattttaaagtaattttatattttctagacATCGCAATCATTAATTAATGCTGCATGTGGAAGTGTCGTCTGTCTCTTCTAACCAATTCTCTTGGCTTTTTTCTtccccattttaattaaattaaaatggttaaatattaattaaattctcTAATATTccttatcaattttaaatttttaaattaaatggtaatttaatataGTACGTTAAAATAGAGTTCTTAAGTTTGAATTATGTTTTCGTAATTCacttttaatttcaattaatatttttccTGTTGCACCCCActtattaattagaaaaattttaaaaccacACTTGAAgagattattaaaatattaattaaatttatcatttcctaGCTATCaacttaaattaatttaattaattatcacGATATGTGTGTTCTAATATAATAGCAAGAATTAATATGTGACAAGAAGTGAAACAAGCCAATTCTTGAATACCTACTCACTACCTAAATTTGGTTTGCGTCAATCACCGGCCAAATTGGTAGGGTAGAGATCCTTAACTAGCATGATAAGATCGGTATTAATTGGCCAGGAACCTGCTTAAGATTTACGCTTACAAACCAGCTGCTAGCTAGCTACCAGTACTACTCTTGTTTAGGTCCCAATAAATTAAACCACCCTTTCGAGACAGACACACAGATCGATAGGGCTGATTATTAGGAGCTCTAGATCTTGACCCTTGTGGTACATATACACTTGCCCGGCCACCCTTCTTAGGTAAATAACAagctctccttttcttttttctttttttttttttttttttttttttttttttttttttcatttgaaaaattcaaaattcaaacatatataaaagGATCGTTCGTCGTGCCGAGAGGATTAAGAGTGATAATTCATATTCGAATCGTATTAAGACATAattaaatataagattatataagtcaatcataATCTTAATCTCCATTGACAGATCTATGTACATACGTTTAAGAGGTTGGGGAGCCTAGACGTACGTTAACTTCTTCACCCTTGGCCTAGATATATATAGCTAGATGATTAATTAGCTTTATACtctactcttatatatatatttattaatttatttacgTAGGCTTGAACCTCACGCAAAAATTCCTGCAGCCTAATCCGCTAACAACATTCTTAATTTGAGATCGGAAGGTAATACTATGAAGTCATTAACAATTAAGATAAATTGATGTAATTAGGAAATTGGAGGAAGAAGAATTGATCGTGCTATTTGAAAATCCTCTATCATCATGCACCACACAATTAAGGATACAAGCTCGATCGATCCGATTGGACAGAtcgaataaatatatatgtagtaCAAGCACGTCTCTTTCTTCTAAAACCACTACTTAACTACACTACCAAACCTCATCTGCTTCCACACATTTCATTTCCCATCGTGGCAATTCAAGCAAACTACCTTCAATCTAAAGATTCAACTTCACTTCTAAATCGAGCATAAGTATAACAAGCTAGAAGCGAAGAAAAATGTAAGTTATTCTAGGAAAGTcaggaagatatatatatatatatcatataagaAACTAGTAAGTGTATATACAataagagagtgagagagagagagagattcatgGCTCTTGTTTTAAGAACATAGCAGGAATTATGTCTTGTAATAGTCCGTAGTCGGcaagttgatgatgatgatactGCTGGTGATGAGGGTTACTAAGATTCTGCGAATAAATGGAGCCTGCAGAACTACCTTGGCTATTCATTTGAGGCGCCGCCATCTGAAGGAAGAGGTCTTGGTGAGGAAAGGCCGTCGGTCCGCCTGTCGGCGGTGTGAACATGGAAGGTGGGAACATTCCAGCCGCATTTCCTCTAAGCGTTGCGGGAACTGGGTGGTTGTGCTGACCTTCATACGTCGTAATCACAACCGTAGGATCTTGGAATGACCTCTCCACGCGTTTCTTCACTCCACACTTCTGCGTCGTGCACCGATAATAGCTCCTGGTTAATCAATTTTGAAACCAAATAAGTAGTTGTCAGATCAAATTCTTGTAGATcaagatgatgaaaaaaaaaaccagaatctaagtgtaaaattatatttatggtATGTCACACATTGGTTATTTATTTAGGTGTGCATGTATTTGTATAATTGGTCCGTATATGTAGGCCATTTTCTACGGTCTTATTCTCAGCATGGTATCAAAGCCGTTGAATCTCTGGAAATCACGGAGATTGAAGAAAAAGGTGGGGGTTAGGGTTTCATTTACTGCCTTAGTTACGTGGGTGCAAAATATACCACTTGATGGGAATCTTAAGACAACACGGTCGGTCAAACATCATCTTTGTAGTATAATTTCaagtttctcttcttttcccgGCCacatgtgtttttgtttttggaaatcACAAGGAATAATTAACACAAGCGGCCAAGCAAAGCAGACCCAAGTTGTCCATATGAACACATGTATACATGTACGGGGtttcaacaaattaattaaagaagtttTATTTAGTGGGTGCTTTTGTTTGCGTGCAAGAAATGAGAAACCTACCTTGGATAAGGGCTATTTTTTACAGCCTTCTGTCCATATTTTCTCCATCTATATCCATCTTCCAGATGATCAACCTCACTCTTGGTCATGAAGGCGAAACGTGGCTCCTTTtgctttttctctcctttcttctttcctttgctCCTGTTGATCCATTGAACAGTCAATATTGCACCCATTctatcccaaaaaaaaacaaaaaaaaaaaaaagcagttaAACCATAGATCGAAGAATCAAACTTACACTTTCTTAGAGCTTTCCCCTCCATCTTCTAATTCTTTTGGCAGCCTGTCTTTCTTACTCTTGCCAGAATCTTCCTCGCCGCCAATCTCAGTCGaagaggaagagatggaagAGTTGGGAGTCACCGGAATATCAtttcctccaccaccaccaccgctGCCACCTAAATCTCCGACTTCCGTCGGCTTATAAATCGGGTTGCTTTCAATGGAAGAAAACACTTCGGAGGATGGGGGTGACAAGCCGAAGGCGCTTGCCAATGAATTATAGTCCATGGGTGCTTGCAAACTCTCTGTGAAGCTTATGTAGGAGGGATGATCAAATCCCTCCGAATTGTAAGCCGATGAACCGGCAATATTGGAAGCAGGCTTTTGATTGTACGCTTGTTGATTGTCTTGGAACAGGTCATGGTAGTAAACATGATCTTTAGGTTCATCAGACATGGAGAGGAAGAAGATCGAGAAAGAGAATATGTAAAGATGTTGAAGCTTTGTTCTAAAGACTTGTAGCTAGTCTTTACTTATTGTCTCTGTTAAtgtaatttgatgggttttatatatagtagagagagagagagagagagagagagagagagagagagagagagagagagggagagggagagagggagtcTACATGTTTGAATGAGACTTTTTATCATCATCACTTTATAAAGGAGGTTGACAAAACACCTTCCAATCGGAAGACCAAAAAGTGGAAACGTTTCCCAGTCCATGCTAACtctcatccatatatatatatatatatatatatatataaaatatatactcTCGTTTAGTTAATCCATTGGCctacaaatacaaattaattaaatagattttgCTTTATTCTTtgagtaataaataaataaaagagaataagaCAATAGATATATAGACCTCTCTAATGCATGTAATGATTAGGGTTCTTTCCttcaatttaaatttcattctcTCATGAGACTTCCCCCTAGAGATGAAACTCATTATATAGGTATAATACACCTTCCTGGCAtgataatgttaaaaaaatggaCCACTTAGCTATGTTACATACTTTTAGTTGATCTAGCTAGTAGAaagattaataattaatatggcTTTCAAATTGCCTTAaagctaattttttattaatttagatcATCATCGATCTCATTATATGTTAACCCAATTGACCAGGCCGGGATCTAAGGGGGCGCGGGGCCGGGTCATGGAATATTATCAAACaacccaaaatataaaaattggtTCCTCTTTTAAACATATGGACAAATATATTCCGTATATATAATAGGATctcttaaaataaaaactgaatttaattttctttaaaataaaaccCATCTCTATTAATTAGCATGgttagaagagaaaaaaagaagaagtattaATTACTAATGAGTTAAAGCTGCAGACACATAGAGAAGAATATTTGTAAATGGCTGAAAAAAGGAAAGCACATAGCTTTTGAAAAAATCAAAGGCACATGGGAATGGACAAAGGGAAGAGCGTGTGAAAGACGGAGCGTGAGAAGAGCGTGAGAGATGATCGGATAAGAAAGTCAGCGAAGACTATGGGAACCGGATGCAGTCAGTCACGGGATTGGCCTTTTGTGAGCGATGATGAGTGTAAGTGGTCAATGATTCAAACTTTTTAACTATTGGATTCTAGGATATGAGCCTTACACGTGTCCATGAAGCCACCGGCATTTGACCGTAGCCGACTCATGACCCGGCACGTGGGAGACCCTCCGCTGCTTTTCCTACATGAAAAGATTGCCCGACTGATCAGGATCCGACGTCACCGCCTCTCCCATTCATTGTCATTTGTCAAGACTTACTTCTCTCCCaaattttcactcttttttaaactttttaaattttacaatataccttattaatttatcacgtaatttataatatttctttctattattattattattattattattattattatggccAAGCGGTGGGTCAcctttcagattttttttttttctaaaaataaaataaaataatgtaaattaaggaataattatatttttacaaatttcataGAGTATAATGATTGTTAAGATAAAACTCTAATGGTGGGGAGACATTACAAATCTGAGTAATAAATATGTtgcaaaaattaagagataattaaatatatgttCTAGAAACTAATTAATTTTGGGTGAAACCAATTAATGACGAATTATGTGGGTATGAGATATTTCCTTGAGCctcttttgtttaattttttttttttttttttttttttttctttttctacgtTTACAGAGATGAAGAGGAGATTTGACTGCAACATACGTGGAGTCAAGGGCACAGAGGTTGTTCAATTCGGAAAAACATAGGAAAGTGGAAGACATACGCATCTCGTGTCGACCACATTAATTAACAGCCTACAGGAGAGTACCACACAAGGTGTTCATAAGAAATGCATAATATACACGTGTTATTTGAACTTCTTTCATTTGTTGTGCTGCACGGCagaacaaaagagaagaaatataCGGCTCTACAAGTTTATTagcattttttaataactaataatattcttattttctttttcctttttggttggGGGAGGGTAAAACCAATCAAGATTAAGTTATTTGAGATTAATTTCTCCCATCACCTCAAACACCGAAGTTACCTCCGGATTCTACATTAAGATTATATTTGGCATGCGGAATGGttattccaataaaaaaataatagtttttgttgaaaatagaaaaatgtggaATGaaattggaatatatatatatatatgcacacatgccatgttaaattactaattaacctaaaaatttaaattactaGGAAATGGTCAATtaaagtatttaattaatattcttacaATATTCGATGTAATTAAATGTCTTATTAGAAAATATTGTTCATGGCAGAATTTATAAGTGGTTTACACATGCCGGCACCCTCCACCTTCCTTTGCCGATGTACGTTTTGTTCCGAGTTTTTTCTAGTATTTTTCCGTAACTTTGTTTGTGTTTTGCTACTTTCTATGTGTTGTTTGAGTTTTTCGTTAACGAATCCTAATCGATTCTCTGTAATACTTTTCTTGTAGCAACCGAACTATTTTGCCTTTATTTAGCTGCTTGTGCGGCCATTAGAGAGGCCCGGATCCTTTTTTGGATCCGATGCCTACTGCTTCTTGTTTTATCTGTATTGTCTTCTTCATTTGAGTTTTGTTGGAAAATCCACCgggtttaatttgttttttccaCTATAACccttgtatatatgtatatatagacacacacatgTATGTTTTTATACACACATATGTATGGAGTTTATCGTTGAATCTAAGTCGTAATAGTGACATTAGTTATTATCAAGGGTCCCATTAGCATTGTCTTCATTTGGTAATGACCATACTGATATTGACCACAAGCGTCCATTCATGAGCACAACGACCCCTACCACGACGGGAAGGCTGCTCTTCAAACATATGCGTGTAACATAGAATTAATTATTAACATATTTTTTAGACTAAACTTAATTtacaaagctttttttttttatagcctAATTTCACCATCAAAATCATCAATGAACCTCTCttctttgagaatttttttttttttttttttttttttttttttttttttttttaagatttataGTTCGagataagaaaaatgtttgaggTTCTTTACAGACTAG
This DNA window, taken from Alnus glutinosa chromosome 5, dhAlnGlut1.1, whole genome shotgun sequence, encodes the following:
- the LOC133869735 gene encoding WRKY transcription factor 71-like yields the protein MSDEPKDHVYYHDLFQDNQQAYNQKPASNIAGSSAYNSEGFDHPSYISFTESLQAPMDYNSLASAFGLSPPSSEVFSSIESNPIYKPTEVGDLGGSGGGGGGNDIPVTPNSSISSSSTEIGGEEDSGKSKKDRLPKELEDGGESSKKVSKGKKKGEKKQKEPRFAFMTKSEVDHLEDGYRWRKYGQKAVKNSPYPRSYYRCTTQKCGVKKRVERSFQDPTVVITTYEGQHNHPVPATLRGNAAGMFPPSMFTPPTGGPTAFPHQDLFLQMAAPQMNSQGSSAGSIYSQNLSNPHHQQYHHHQLADYGLLQDIIPAMFLKQEP